In Torulaspora globosa chromosome 1, complete sequence, a genomic segment contains:
- a CDS encoding uncharacterized protein (ancestral locus Anc_2.477), whose amino-acid sequence MCGIFGYCNYLVEKSRGDIIDTLVEGLQRLEYRGYDSTGIAIDGDELDSTLIYKQIGKVSALREEIAEHKPKRDVTFLSHCGIAHTRWATHGEPKQINCHPQKSDPNCEFVIVHNGIITNYRELKTLLLNKGYTFESDTDTECIAKLFKHLYDTNLENGHELDFHELTKLVLLELEGSYGLLCRSAHYPNEVIATRKGSPLLIGVKSEKKLKVDFVDVEFPDDNAQPETPLVSERANGATANGNSVRTLNGSGKKRLYDHEDRGNSNLLPIAANEFNLRHSQSRAFLSEDGTPNPVEFFLSSDASSVIKHTKKVLFLEDNDIAHIYDGEIHIHRSRREVGASMTRSIQTLEMELAQIMKGEYNHFMQKEIFEQPESAFNTMRGRIDFEKGTVMLGGLKAWLPAIRRARRLVMIACGTSYHSCLATRAIFEELSEIPVSVELASDFLDRKSPIFRDDICVFVSQSGETADTMLALNYSLERGALTVGIVNSVGSSISRITHCGVHINAGPEIGVASTKAYTSQYIALVMFALSLSDDRVSKLERRQDIIRGLKMIPEQIKEVLSLEPQIKALCEKELKDQKSLLLLGRGYQFASALEGALKIKEISYMHSEGVLAGELKHGVLALVDEDLPIIAFGTRDSLFPKVVSSIEQVTARKGQPIIICNKNDEAWEKKSATTKMVTLEVPLTVDCLQGLLNIIPLQLISYWLAVNKGIDVDFPRNLAKSVTVE is encoded by the coding sequence ATGTGTGGTATTTTTGGGTATTGTAACTATCTAGTTGAGAAATCAAGAGGTGATATCATTGACACGCTTGTTGAAGGTTTGCAAAGATTGGAGTACAGGGGATATGACTCTACCGGTATAGCTATCGATGGGGACGAACTTGACTCCACGCTTATCTACAAGCAGATCGGTAAAGTGAGTGCTTTAAGGGAGGAAATTGCTGAGCATAAACCAAAGAGGGACGTCACTTTCTTGTCACACTGTGGTATTGCTCATACCAGATGGGCTACCCATGGTGAACCGAAGCAGATCAATTGTCATCCTCAAAAGTCTGATCCGAATTGCGAGTTTGTGATTGTTCACAACGGTATTATCACCAACTACAGAGAGCTGAAAACTTTGTTGTTGAACAAGGGTTACACTTTTGAGAGTGACACCGATACTGAGTGTATCGCTAAGTTGTTCAAGCATCTGTATGACACAAATTTGGAGAATGGTCATGAGCTGGACTTCCACGAATTGACTAAACTAGTGTTGTTGGAACTCGAAGGATCTTATGGGTTGCTTTGCAGATCTGCTCATTATCCAAACGAAGTCATAGCTACTAGAAAGGGATCTCCGCTGTTGATCGGTGTCAAGTCTGAGAAAAAGCTCAAAGTTGATTTCGTGGATGTCGAGTTCCCCGATGATAATGCTCAACCGGAGACTCCGCTGGTCAGTGAGAGAGCTAACGGAGCAACAGCAAATGGAAACAGCGTGAGGACCCTAAACGGAAGCGGTAAGAAACGGTTATACGATCACGAAGATAGAGGCAATAGCAACTTATTGCCCATTGCCGCAAACGAATTCAATTTGAGGCATTCTCAATCGAGAGCTTTCTTGTCGGAAGATGGGACACCTAATCCAGTCGAGTTTTTCCTCTCGTCGGATGCTTCCTCGGTCATTAAACATACAAAGAAGGTTTTATTCTTGGAGGACAACGATATAGCCCACATCTACGATGGTGAGATTCATATTcacagatcaagaagagaagtgGGCGCCTCTATGACTAGATCTATCCAAACTTTGGAAATGGAATTGGCGCAGATTATGAAAGGAGAGTACAATCACTTTATGCAGAAGGAAATCTTTGAACAACCAGAGTCCGCTTTCAATACCATGAGAGGAAGAATCGATTTTGAGAAGGGCACAGTTATGTTAGGTGGACTGAAAGCGTGGTTGCCTGCAATCAGAAGAGCTCGTAGGTTAGTTATGATCGCCTGTGGTACTTCCTATCACTCCTGTCTGGCGACTCGTGCAATCTTCGAAGAGCTGTCGGAGATACCCGTTAGTGTGGAATTGGCCTCAGATTTTCTTGACAGAAAGTCCCCCATCTTCAGGGACGACATTTGTGTTTTCGTCTCTCAAAGTGGTGAAACTGCTGACACTATGCTCGCGCTTAACTACTCGCTTGAGAGAGGTGCTCTCACTGTTGGTATCGTCAACAGTGTTGGTTCTTCAATCTCTAGAATAACTCATTGTGGTGTTCATATCAATGCAGGCCCCGAAATTGGTGTTGCATCCACCAAGGCTTACACATCACAGTATATCGCTTTGGTAATGTTTGCATTATCCCTTTCAGATGACAGAGTCTCGAAACTGGAGAGAAGACAAGATATCATACGGGGCTTGAAAATGATTCCTGAACAAATAAAGGAAGTACTAAGCTTGGAGCCACAGATCAAGGCTCTCTGCgagaaggaattgaagGACCAAAAGTCCCTTCTTTTGTTAGGCAGAGGTTACCAGTTTGCTTCTGCATTGGAGGgtgctttgaagatcaaagaaatatCCTACATGCATTCCGAAGGTGTCTTGGCCGGTGAATTAAAGCATGGTGTCTTGGCCCTAGTCGACGAGGATCTGCCAATTATCGCTTTCGGTACCAGAGACTCACTGTTCCCCAAGGTTGTCTCCTCCATTGAACAGGTCACGGCAAGAAAAGGCCAGCCCATCATTATCTGCAACAAGAACGATGAGGCTTGGGAGAAAAAGAGCGCCACTACCAAGATGGTCACTTTGGAAGTACCATTAACAGTCGACTGTCTACAGGGTTTACTGAACAT